taaaaacATGAATTTACAACAGGGCgataaacggtttttgtgagcTTTCGGGTAACTTATCGATCATAAACTTGAACTCCCTCCCAACTCCCAATCCCCACGCGGGTAAGTGAAAGTATTAttcagcagctgcagcagcatatCGCTTTGCGATCGTTGGAAAAAGTTTCACTTCCTGCTTCGTAGGAAGACGCCATCGTTCACACATTTTGCACGCACGGATGGGCTTTCCCTCCGTGCCAGGCAACAACcggagagcaacaaaaaaaaaagggaaagtgaAATCTTGTCTACCGTTTCCCGTTCGTGCAGGAGAGGGGCTGGCGAGACACAGATTTGTAACGTAAATGTACGTTTGCTTCAAGTGTGGTTCATTGATTGATTGGGCTTTGAAGCTGTGTTTAAGAAATTACGAACGTTTTAAATTCATAACAATCTTTTCTGGttgaaaatacatttttaaataaatgtacTTCCTTTAAACGTGATAATAATAGCATATCAGTACCCTGAATAATCACAACAAACACGGTACAAAAGTATGTTTAAATAATCACTAATTTGCTTGTgtgcaaaaaaacagcactAAAAGCGACCGTCTCATTGCATCGAAATGGGTCATGAgttccttcgttttttttcctcctcgcTCCTTCCAatctgcaaaaagaaaaaaaaaccgtgcgCCTCCACCACTATATATATATGCACAGGGCTGCGTACTTTGCATTGACTCATGCGCGCCCGTGCCATCTCGCTTGCACCCgcacgatcgcgatcgttccGCTTCGCGCTTTTTTCGCCATCGCCGAGCTGTTCATTAGCTTATGCAGCTCAGCGCACACGCGACAACGATGACGATTGCTCAAGCATTACCGCCCTCAAAAACCTATCCCCCTCCTACAACTCCCTTTTATTTGCCTTCGCTAGCAGACCCATCCAACACCAGAAGCGGAGCGGATCGGGTGGTGCTCCAGATTGTCGttcgaaacaaaacggaaaaatacaaaaccccTTCGTCGGGAGAGCATCACGGGATGGAAGGCGACGAGACCTGTGAGCCACGAGGACAACGACCATGCAACCTAATTTTCagcccaacagcagcaacaggggAATGGGAAAGGGGAATAGCAGAAAGGAAGCAACCATCACCCTCTGACCAATGTTGGAATAAAGAGCTGCAAACCCATACCTGCGTTCGTAGACAAGAGAAGGAAGACGCGGGGAGAGACAAAaaacaagagagagagagcgggaTGAACTCCGGAGAAGCAGTGAGAGGTTCGTCGTCTGCGcgactgttgctgttgcgctgCTGTCATTTGCTTTGTGCGCGACTGCTGCTGCCACTGGTTCGCATGAATTGTAAAACAAGTGAACGACCTGCATGACCGAAATAAAAGTCAACGACCCGCGGAAGGGGGGGAACGATGACGAATGATGACGAACCCGACACATTGCGCGTTGGTGCGAGCGGGAAAGTCGACGGCTCACCGATGGCGAAACGAGGGACAAAATGGCGTTGCGCCAAAGGGGAAAGAGGGAAGGCACACAACAGTTATCGgcattggggggggggggggggggggggttgaaaAAGCCTTGAAACTCGCATTAACCAACCCATGAACCTCTCTTCCCGCGGATGAACGCTTCATGAACTTTGCGTGAATGAATTGCGAAAATTAACCCGGATGCGGTGAAGGTAGGTGAACAAAtagataaaattaaattacaaaaaaaaatacataaatgtttatgtttattgaaaaatgttattatttaatttgtttttcagaactataaaaatatttaaaagagttatttatttaagtaAACGAAAATTTCCTACTTCATGACACTACTGTCATCTAACTCGCTTCTAATTTGAATGAAACTTCAACGCGATCGTGTGCGTTCCGGGACTAATCCGATCGCCCGTTACGATCGCATCTAGcggtacacaaacacatatgCAACTGGGTTCCCTTGTCGTGGAGCGCACGATACAACCCCATGGagtaaaaatagaaaacgaaagTTTTTCCTCACTAAACTCCGGCACGGTCCGTTACAGGCCACCGGGAAGGGGTTCGAAGGTGTGCGTGAGCTGAATTTGGCACAGCAATCGTTGGAAGAGTGTCCCGGCTGTGTCGTATGCTGTTTGCGCGATGCGTCACTTATCACTTATGGGGCAAAATGTGAACGCATTCGATTAAAATTCCCTGCGTGGAAACCAAAGCGGATGCGCATCCACAATGAATCCACAACCGCGATtacgaaacacacaaaattcaTTCCGTGGCGGGTGGCGGATGGCGGGCGTagaaaggaaaaacggaaGCGATTTCGCCACGGTGGAAAAGAGTGGAAAGTATCTTTCAGAAAGCGTAGCAGATAACAAGGTAAATGGTGCAGAGTACGACTCGGTAGTTATGATAACACACATTAAACCCATCATCAATCTTCTGTTCCGATTAACCAAACCGagcaacagaaaagaaaaaaacattaacaataATGCCTTACTACCAAAATaatgttcaacaaaaaaatgcaatccGTCGGGTGCGGAAGGTGATAATGAGCCTCCGCCCCACACTGGTCCGCCCGGTGCCCGGTTGGAGAGAAAGTGAAACTCCAACCCAATCTCCACAGCCCccgaaagaaacaacaaaccttCACGCACATCAGCACCCGATCTCCTCGACCCAGTAAAATTCCGTGCAGCAGGGTAATAAGGCAAAATAAGGGGAGTGGAAATAAGGGGCGGTGGGCGGTTGTGTTACGTgcgggacacacacacacacacacacacacacacacacacacacacatacacatatcGGTCGAGGCAACTCGGACCCGGGGTGAATGCACTCCGATTTGGAACGGAGGTCGTTCATCGAGCGAGAAGACGACATAGATTAAGCGAgtaacagagagagagagagataaagagagcTCATAGTATAAGGGTGTCTCTTAGTGAAGCAAACACCAGGCATCCCACCTaaacgacacacacaaaatggaaGGGTGTCTCATGAAGGAGTGACCGAAAGGGGAGAGACCGAAATCTATGCTCCTAGCGCGGTAGCGACACGATGGATGAACCGCACCGCACAGAATTACCTTGAAATGGTGCGAGCGAGACCCCACTATGAGaggggggttcgtcgcttactcGCTCTATCAAATACAACATGGCCGCGAATGAACGCACATGGCGAATGGACGGCTTGTGGAGGAACACTATGAGTGGAACCCGAGAATGGGGGGAAAAGGGGGACACAAACTAGGCCGTCGTCTCATCCCCTCTCGCGTTTCTCTCATCCCTCTCCCCCAACTCCACCcgtcttttctctctctctttcaaaCAACCCTTGTTTGCTCACCGCACAGCAGAGCACATTGCGATGAAGCTAAACTGGCGAGTGAACGACACCCTCTCGACGACACCGATCAgcttctgtctctctctcgctctctctcatTCTCACCCTGCTAGCCAGTCCGTGTATAGGGGTAGGGGGTGTCGAACCGGGGTAGGTTTGCGAGTTTATTTTTCTGACCTAAATAAAGTTCAAAATGATTATGGCCCAGTTAGACGGTCGTTGAACTCGCGCTGGCGATGGCCTCGCTGGATCTCGCCACCCAGTGGGTGAGTGAGCAGGCGCACCGTGGTAACGGTAAGGTAGAGCAACCGAgatgcacaacacacacacgcaacacaggGCGCGCGTTTTCGCTTTCGGTGTGTATGACGTTATGGCCGTTTGTCTTCTCGCTTGCGCTTCGTGTATGTGGCGGCGTACTGTTGCTGCGCGCATGCGATGCGAAACAGATGTGTGTTGTGAAGGTGTAGGTGAGACGCAGGGTGCAAAggtatttttttggttttggtttttgcatcGCTTTTTCCCTCCCATTTAAGGCACTGGTGTCTGTTGCGTCTCGCTTCGGTCAACGCagttgcagcaacagcagcagcgtgtgGCCCTGGGGTCTACGTGCCTACGGTCCAGCATCGTTCTAGGTCTGATATTGCCCTGAATGAAGTTCCTTTTCTTATTCTGGGGACATTCGGGATTCGTTCGCTACCTGACGAACATTGTTCCAGCTCAAACATGCTGACcttcacaaaaaaaggcataaAGATATTGAGATCACCATTGATAGAGGGTGACCTCCCCCATCCGCTTCTTCAACGGATCTCGGACATAAAAGTTGAAGACATCACCTTCAAAAGTTGAACCACTCCCTCCTCCCCGAACTGGACCAAAGTCCGAACTCCAACCGTCGATATGTTTCCATTTGAAACGATTTGTTGAAGATTAACGCAAACCCAGCGGACAGCCCCGGCACAAGCGAGACGACATAGATAACAGAACCTCACGGCAGTAAATTATCTCAACAGTCCGCATGACACGACTTCCCACTCCCTGGGCGAATTTCtggacatgtttttttttggtccaaCACCCCCCCCAGTTTCCAAAACAACTCTATCCACATCCACGGAGGGTGATGTGGGCACGGTGAACGGAGGGCCCACACGAGAGACCCTCAAAAAAGTGGAGCACTGACCGAAGATTGCTGTGTCCTTCACACCCGAAAATTTCGGACAACGATGCCAaaccgtggtggtggtggtggtccgcACGCGTCCCTGACAGCCATGTGCAACACACCATTTCGATCTTCTCCAAttagcttttttgtttcggggaggttttctgtctctctctctctcctacACTCTGGTGGTGGATGGCACATTTTAATGGCCCCAGCGAGTCTCGCATTCGACCTTCGCGTGTGGTGAGGAGATTTGGATGGCGTTTTTCCTTCTGTTAGCCTTATTATTGGAGGGAACTGATGAACTCCGGGTCAGCTTGAAAGCTGTTTGAAGATGGAGCAGAAGGAGCCCTATTTACTCAAGCCTTTATCTAGCCAGAAATTATTCAGAAAGAATTGAAATCTTCATGTCTATGGTGGAACATTTCCTCAACATCCATCTCTTTGTGTTTGAATCGAAGCCCTATTTAACCAGTACCAATAACGATCGAAGTTTTGCAATAGAATTTCCATAAGGTCGACTTACCGTCACGACTCATGCCGACGGCGATGCACTTCTTCAATCGGCAGTACTGGCAGCGGTTGCGGTTTATTCGCAGTATGCTGCACTGCTGATTTTTCGTGCACGGTCGGTACTGGATCTTCTGCTGTATCGATCGCCGGAAGAAACCCTGTGTAGAAGCAAGTAGAACAAAGGAGGAAAAGCACATTAGTTTGGGCATTTTAGTTAAGCTAATTATTTTGTATTAAGTATAAGGTCATTGAGAGGAAATTGTGATTGCTGCTGTTTCGTATCTTCAAACACGCTCCACCACTCGCGCATAAACGTACGTGATCTTCGCAGAGGTTCTCCTCAAACTGCTGGCAGAGATCGTTGATGAGATGATCGGATGAGCAGGTGCAGGAGCAGGAGGACGTGGAGGACGACGAACGCTCGCCGGACGATaggccgctgctgctgctgctgctctcaTCGCCGCTGCTGTTCGGCTCTGGGGAGGCCGCCGACGAAAGGGACGATTCCCGGCTGCGGCAGGAACTGTTACCGCTGCTACTGCACAAACTGCTCGAACTGCTCGAACTGCGCGCCTTTTTGCTTGCCAACCGCTCCTCTAGCTCCAcgtcctcctcctcttcctcctcttcctcctcacATCCAGCCTCGATCGCTTCATCCTCTTCCATGGCGATCgggtcctgctgctgctccttcTTTTCGATGGCACAAATGACTACACGCTGCTGTTCGTccggatgctgctgctgtggctgttCGTCACCCGCTAACCGGGGTGCCAACACCACCACGGACGGTGGCACTACCGACTCCTCCCGCTGCTTCCCCGCGCCACCCTGCGCGCTCAACCATTCTTTGGCGATCGTTGTCTTTTTCCACGGACAAAAATCAATCTTCGGCGTGAGGGCCACCACCGGTTGGGGGGTGGCCGGGGGTGTGGTGCCGCTGGGGGTGGTGGTTGATTTCACAGCGTTGAGTGGTGCGGATTCGAGAATTTTCACCAGCGCACTGTGACTCGTTTTCAGACTCTTGGGCTGAGGTAGcgacgatggtggtggtggtggcggggGTGGTAGTGGCGGATTGGCGGATTCTTGTGATGGCGGGTTAGGAACCTGCCgcacgatcacgatcgtgcTGGCCGCGGACGGTGCCATCGTTTGAGGTTGCGTTTGCGTCGTGCACTGTCCTTGGGTAGTGG
The Anopheles moucheti chromosome 2, idAnoMoucSN_F20_07, whole genome shotgun sequence genome window above contains:
- the LOC128299602 gene encoding ecdysone-induced protein 75B-like: MGCSAVQQQTAGATTQGQCTTQTQPQTMAPSAASTIVIVRQVPNPPSQESANPPLPPPPPPPPSSLPQPKSLKTSHSALVKILESAPLNAVKSTTTPSGTTPPATPQPVVALTPKIDFCPWKKTTIAKEWLSAQGGAGKQREESVVPPSVVVLAPRLAGDEQPQQQHPDEQQRVVICAIEKKEQQQDPIAMEEDEAIEAGCEEEEEEEEEDVELEERLASKKARSSSSSSSLCSSSGNSSCRSRESSLSSAASPEPNSSGDESSSSSSGLSSGERSSSSTSSCSCTCSSDHLINDLCQQFEENLCEDHGFFRRSIQQKIQYRPCTKNQQCSILRINRNRCQYCRLKKCIAVGMSRDDKGLSK